Sequence from the Candidatus Omnitrophota bacterium genome:
GGGCAGATGGGAAAGGAAGAGCGAGCTCACTTTCAGGTTAAGGGGCAAGGTCTTCGGTATCATAGGACTGGGCAGGATAGGAAGTGCCGTCGCTGTGCGGGCAAAGGCCCTGGGGCTTAAAGTGGTCTTTTATGACCCGTATATCAGGCCGGGGTACGATAAGGTCCTGGATGCCGAAAGATTGGACTCATTGGAGGAAGTAGCCTATAGGGGGGATATAATCTCGATCCATACCCCTTTAACAGAAAAGACCAGGGCAATGATAGGCCCTGACTTCTTCAGCAAGGTCAAAAAGGGAGCTTTCCTGATAAATACAGCACGTGGGCCCATAGTGGATATCACGGCTCTTGAACAGGCCATGAAGGAAGGTCTTATAAGAGCCTGCGGTCTGGATGTTTTGTCGAAGGAGCCGCCGGACGATAAATTACAGCTGATCAAGGATTTCAGGAATGGGGCCGAATGGCTGAGCGGAAGGGTCATCATCACCCCGCATTCCGCTTATCATTCGCACGAAGCGCTGGATGAGGTGAGGCTTAAATCCGCCGCGGAGGCCAAGCGGGTTCTTGAGGGGAAAAGACCGCTAAATTGCGTGAACTTAAAAGCACAGGAGAAATGAACATTTATAGAACAAGAGGATAAGTATGTCGATAAGGATCACTTTCTTGGGGACTAATGGCTGGTATACGGACAGGAACGGGAACACTACATGTATTTTCATCGAAACCGATTCATGTTATATCGTTCTGGACGCAGGTAACGGTCTTCACAAAATAGATGAGTACGTAAAGGAACAGGATAAGCCGATTTATCTGTTTTTGAGCCACTTCCACCTGGACCATATAAGCGGGTTGCATGTACTCGGTAAGTTCGATTTTGAACAGGGTATGACCATATGTTGTCCCGAAGGGGGTTCTGAGGTACTGGGTAATATAATCCGGCAGCCGTATACGATGCCTTTCGAACAGCTTCCCTTAAGGGTGGATATCAGGGAAATGGAAGAAGGTTCCCAGGAAGGATTTCCTTTTGGTCTTGTTTCGAGGGAGCTGATGCATTCCTCGAAATGTTTCGGGTACAGATTCGTGATCGATTCCAAGGTGGTGAGTTACTGCACCGATACCGGATACTGTGATCCGGCCGTGGATATCTCAAGAGGGGCGGATCTTCTGATAACCGAATGCTCCCTGAAACCGGGGCAGAGAACCGAAAGCTGGCCGCATCTTAACCCTGAGGACGCGGCGGGTCTGGCAAAAGAGGTTAACGCCGGGGAACTGATAATGATACATTTTGATGCTGCTATATACTGTACGATGAAGGACAGGAAGGACGCGGAGGCCGCGGCAAAGAAGATATTCGCCAAAACCACTGCGGCAAGGGACGGTTTGGTGGTTGAGATATGAGTGAAAAGAAAATAGAAACTTTGGTATTTTTGGAGTTCGTGGACGAGGCTGATGCTTTTCTAAGGTCGTATGCAGATGATCTGAAAGACGGTCAGCACAAGTTCACGATCATAACTTTCCATCCTCTGGTCAAAGCCCATCTGATGAGCCGGGGGATTGCTTCTATGGACAGTTTTCATTTTTCGCCCACGGCATCAC
This genomic interval carries:
- a CDS encoding C-terminal binding protein, which translates into the protein MNRKHAKFRVLIPDHIDSPAEIEEQVFGPAAEVIAPKAEFIEEIPEDIWSSCDAILAYDCMRYEKPLLSRLSKCRVIVRAGIGTDNIDLEEARKRDISVCNVPDYCTEEVADHTMAFLLALVRGFPEHAEKVCLGRWERKSELTFRLRGKVFGIIGLGRIGSAVAVRAKALGLKVVFYDPYIRPGYDKVLDAERLDSLEEVAYRGDIISIHTPLTEKTRAMIGPDFFSKVKKGAFLINTARGPIVDITALEQAMKEGLIRACGLDVLSKEPPDDKLQLIKDFRNGAEWLSGRVIITPHSAYHSHEALDEVRLKSAAEAKRVLEGKRPLNCVNLKAQEK
- a CDS encoding MBL fold metallo-hydrolase — encoded protein: MRITFLGTNGWYTDRNGNTTCIFIETDSCYIVLDAGNGLHKIDEYVKEQDKPIYLFLSHFHLDHISGLHVLGKFDFEQGMTICCPEGGSEVLGNIIRQPYTMPFEQLPLRVDIREMEEGSQEGFPFGLVSRELMHSSKCFGYRFVIDSKVVSYCTDTGYCDPAVDISRGADLLITECSLKPGQRTESWPHLNPEDAAGLAKEVNAGELIMIHFDAAIYCTMKDRKDAEAAAKKIFAKTTAARDGLVVEI